One bacterium DNA segment encodes these proteins:
- a CDS encoding TIGR02757 family protein — MGAQPEASILKRRLDALRDHYDAAFLDSDPLGMVHAFSRPADREVAGFFAAALAFGNAVAIRKTLGKIFRRLGDRPAERLRTLPHGESGGLFRGIVHRWVRPSALDRLAHSVGGALRTHGSLEALFMEGYDPAEKTLHRALSVFRSRLLHGAEEGAPAMRKGTRAALCYLLPDPAAGSACKRFHLFLRWMVRPADGLDLGLWQGVRPDQLTIPLDTHIARIGGLLGLSERTTPNRKMAEEITDALRRFDPADPVRYDFAICRMGILGHCPRRRDDRL, encoded by the coding sequence ATGGGCGCGCAGCCAGAGGCCTCTATTTTAAAGCGCCGCCTCGATGCGTTGCGGGATCACTACGACGCGGCCTTTCTGGATTCAGATCCTCTCGGCATGGTCCATGCCTTCTCCCGCCCTGCCGACCGGGAGGTGGCCGGTTTTTTCGCGGCGGCGCTCGCTTTTGGAAATGCGGTGGCGATCCGAAAAACGCTCGGGAAAATTTTCAGGCGCCTGGGGGATCGGCCCGCCGAACGGCTGCGGACGCTCCCTCACGGGGAGAGCGGCGGATTGTTCCGGGGAATCGTTCACCGCTGGGTCAGGCCCTCCGCCCTGGATCGGCTGGCGCATTCGGTGGGCGGGGCGCTCCGCACACACGGTTCGCTCGAGGCCCTTTTTATGGAGGGCTACGATCCGGCGGAGAAGACACTTCACCGGGCACTCTCCGTATTCCGCTCCCGCCTGCTGCATGGCGCCGAAGAAGGCGCCCCCGCCATGCGCAAGGGCACGCGTGCGGCGCTCTGCTACCTCCTGCCTGATCCGGCGGCGGGAAGCGCCTGCAAGCGGTTTCACCTTTTTCTCAGATGGATGGTCCGGCCCGCGGACGGCCTCGACCTCGGCCTCTGGCAAGGGGTGCGGCCCGATCAACTCACCATACCGCTGGACACCCACATCGCCCGCATCGGCGGCCTGCTTGGACTCAGCGAGCGCACCACCCCGAACCGGAAGATGGCCGAGGAGATCACGGACGCCTTGCGGCGCTTCGATCCGGCGGACCCGGTGCGCTACGACTTTGCCATCTGCCGCATGGGCATTCTCGGCCACTGCCCCCGGCGGCGCGACGACAGGCTTTGA
- the dtd gene encoding D-aminoacyl-tRNA deacylase translates to VLLGLGDEDDAADAKYLAEKIAHLRIFPDEAGKMNLSLLDVGGEMLIVSQFTLYGDCRKGRRPSFAHAAAPERGAALYEAFVEEIRAKKVPAATGRFGEMMLVEIVNDGPVTLLLDSKGVF, encoded by the coding sequence TTGTGCTCCTCGGGTTGGGGGATGAGGATGACGCGGCCGATGCAAAATACCTGGCGGAGAAGATCGCCCACCTTCGGATTTTCCCGGACGAGGCGGGGAAAATGAATCTCTCTTTGCTCGATGTGGGGGGGGAGATGCTGATCGTCAGCCAGTTTACGCTCTACGGAGACTGCAGAAAGGGACGGCGCCCCTCCTTTGCGCATGCCGCCGCCCCGGAACGGGGGGCGGCGCTGTATGAGGCTTTTGTCGAAGAGATTCGGGCAAAAAAAGTGCCGGCCGCGACGGGCCGTTTTGGGGAGATGATGTTGGTGGAAATCGTCAACGATGGCCCCGTCACCCTCCTTCTGGACTCGAAAGGGGTTTTTTGA